Proteins encoded in a region of the Ruegeria sp. AD91A genome:
- the ychF gene encoding redox-regulated ATPase YchF encodes MGFKMGIVGLPNVGKSTLFNALTKTAAAQAANFPFCTIEPNVGDVAVPDDRLDKLAAIATSKQIIPTRMTFVDIAGLVKGASKGEGLGNQFLANIREVDAIAHVLRCFEDGDVTHVEGRIDPVADAETIETELMLADLESIEKRRANLVRKLKGNDKEAQQQERLLAEAQEMLEDGKPARLVEVSDEDAKAWKMLQLLTTKPVLYVCNVSEEEAAEGNEYSAKVAEMAAAQGNSHVIISAKIEEEISLLEADEAQMFLEEMGLEEPGLDRLIRAGYDLLKLETYFTVGPKEARAWTIPTGTAAPQAAGVIHGDFEKGFIRAETIAYNDFIACNGEQGAKEAGKMRAEGKSYIVKDGDVMHFLFNT; translated from the coding sequence ATGGGCTTTAAAATGGGAATCGTGGGTCTGCCGAACGTGGGCAAGTCGACCCTGTTCAATGCGTTGACCAAAACCGCTGCCGCGCAAGCCGCGAACTTCCCATTCTGCACCATCGAGCCCAACGTCGGCGATGTGGCCGTGCCAGATGACAGGCTGGACAAATTGGCAGCAATCGCCACGTCAAAACAGATCATCCCGACGCGGATGACATTCGTGGATATCGCCGGTCTGGTGAAGGGGGCCTCGAAAGGCGAGGGGCTGGGCAACCAGTTTCTGGCAAATATTCGCGAGGTCGATGCCATTGCCCATGTCTTGCGCTGTTTCGAAGATGGCGACGTGACCCATGTAGAAGGCCGCATCGATCCGGTGGCCGACGCCGAGACCATTGAAACCGAGTTGATGCTGGCCGATCTGGAAAGCATCGAAAAGCGCCGCGCCAACCTGGTGCGCAAACTGAAAGGCAACGACAAAGAGGCACAACAGCAGGAACGCCTGCTTGCCGAAGCGCAGGAGATGCTGGAGGACGGTAAACCTGCGCGTCTGGTCGAAGTTTCGGACGAAGACGCCAAAGCCTGGAAGATGTTGCAACTGCTGACCACCAAGCCGGTTCTTTATGTCTGTAACGTGTCCGAGGAAGAAGCCGCTGAAGGCAACGAATACTCGGCGAAAGTCGCCGAAATGGCTGCCGCCCAAGGCAATTCTCATGTCATCATCAGCGCCAAGATTGAAGAAGAGATCAGCCTGCTTGAAGCGGACGAGGCACAGATGTTCCTTGAGGAAATGGGTCTGGAAGAGCCCGGCCTCGACCGTCTGATCCGTGCCGGTTACGACCTGCTCAAGCTGGAAACCTATTTCACAGTCGGCCCGAAAGAAGCCCGCGCCTGGACCATCCCTACGGGCACTGCTGCACCGCAGGCGGCTGGTGTCATTCATGGTGATTTCGAAAAGGGTTTCATCCGCGCCGAGACCATCGCCTATAACGACTTTATTGCCTGCAACGGCGAGCAAGGGGCCAAAGAGGCAGGCAAAATGCGGGCCGAGGGAAAAAGCTACATCGTCAAGGATGGCGATGTGATGCACTTCTTGTTCAATACGTAA
- a CDS encoding serine hydrolase: MRSILKWVLRIVLALALAAAAIGLWKREELQRLMAVNSLFSEDKIVHNFSHMDEAFLTVDLPRGNAPTWELPYGEGFDLPEGTDNWINERSVTSLLIMQNGKIRFEEYYLGTGPDDRRISWSVAKSYLSALFGILLQEGVIDSLDDPVVNYAPKLADSAYNTATIRNVLNMASGVTFDEDYLDPKSDINRMGRVIALGGELDDFAASLQDSFAPPGETWQYVSIDTHVLGMVIRGATGRSVADLLTERILQPLGLERDGYYVTDGAGVAFVLGGLNFTTRDFARFGQMILQDGELSGRQVVPADWIFEATQPSAPTARGKIGYGYQWWIPRGAHEGEFLARGVYGQYIYFNQPRGVLIVSTGADRHFRDTGVNDQNIEMFRKIAESL; this comes from the coding sequence ATGCGATCCATACTGAAATGGGTTCTGCGCATTGTGCTGGCGTTGGCTCTGGCCGCCGCTGCAATTGGGCTTTGGAAACGCGAAGAGTTACAGCGCCTGATGGCGGTGAACTCTCTGTTTTCCGAGGACAAGATCGTTCACAACTTTTCGCACATGGATGAAGCATTTCTGACCGTGGATCTGCCGCGTGGAAACGCCCCAACATGGGAGCTGCCCTACGGCGAAGGTTTCGATCTTCCTGAAGGCACTGACAATTGGATCAATGAACGCTCTGTTACTTCTTTGCTCATCATGCAGAACGGCAAGATCCGGTTCGAGGAATACTATCTGGGCACCGGTCCCGATGACCGCCGGATTTCCTGGTCAGTGGCAAAAAGCTATCTGTCGGCGCTTTTCGGCATTCTCCTGCAAGAGGGCGTAATCGATTCATTGGATGATCCCGTCGTCAATTACGCCCCCAAACTTGCAGACAGCGCATATAACACGGCGACAATACGGAACGTTCTGAATATGGCCAGCGGCGTCACGTTCGACGAGGATTATCTGGACCCGAAGTCTGACATCAACAGGATGGGCCGTGTGATTGCCCTAGGCGGTGAATTGGACGATTTCGCGGCCTCATTGCAGGACAGTTTCGCGCCCCCCGGTGAAACCTGGCAATACGTTTCCATAGACACCCATGTATTGGGCATGGTGATACGCGGGGCGACCGGTCGCAGTGTTGCGGATCTTTTGACAGAAAGAATTCTTCAGCCCCTGGGCCTTGAGCGCGACGGATACTATGTCACCGACGGCGCCGGGGTCGCTTTTGTTCTGGGTGGTTTAAACTTCACGACACGTGACTTTGCACGGTTCGGGCAAATGATCCTGCAAGATGGGGAATTGAGCGGCCGGCAAGTGGTGCCCGCCGACTGGATATTCGAGGCAACTCAACCCAGCGCACCGACCGCTCGGGGGAAGATTGGATATGGGTATCAGTGGTGGATTCCACGCGGCGCGCATGAGGGAGAGTTTCTGGCCCGGGGCGTGTATGGGCAATACATCTATTTCAACCAACCTCGCGGCGTTCTGATTGTGTCTACTGGCGCTGATCGGCATTTCCGCGACACTGGCGTAAATGACCAGAATATTGAAATGTTCCGCAAGATCGCAGAAAGCCTGTAA
- a CDS encoding alpha-hydroxy acid oxidase, with protein MPVITNIEDLRRIYERRVPRMFYDYAESGSWTEQTFRENSSDFEKIRLRQRVAVDMSGRSTASEMIGQQVSMPVALAPVGLTGMQHADGEMKAAKAAEDFRVPFTLSTMSINSIEDVAEHTGKPFWFQLYTMKDADYVSRLIQRAKDAGCSALVITLDLQILGQRHKDLKNGLSAPPKLTAKTIANLMTKWAWGIEMLGAKRREFGNIVGHVQGISDVSSLGAWTAEQFDPTLDWSKVEKLMEQWGGKVILKGILDAEDAKMAAKLGADAIVVSNHGGRQLDGALSSIRVLPEIMDAVGNDIEVHLDSGIRSGQDVLKALALGAKGTYIGRAFVYGLGAMGQKGVTTALEVIQKELDTTMALCGEKTVDALGSHNLLVPEGFGGRWQG; from the coding sequence ATGCCTGTGATAACCAACATTGAAGACCTCAGGCGCATCTATGAGCGTCGCGTACCGCGGATGTTCTACGATTACGCTGAAAGCGGCAGCTGGACGGAACAGACATTCCGCGAAAACAGTTCCGACTTTGAAAAGATTCGCCTGCGCCAGCGCGTTGCCGTTGATATGTCTGGACGTTCAACTGCCTCAGAAATGATTGGACAGCAGGTCTCGATGCCGGTTGCGCTGGCTCCGGTTGGGTTAACGGGGATGCAGCATGCGGACGGAGAGATGAAAGCCGCAAAAGCTGCCGAAGATTTTAGAGTTCCCTTCACCCTTTCAACCATGTCGATCAACTCGATCGAAGACGTGGCCGAGCACACCGGAAAACCATTCTGGTTTCAGCTCTACACGATGAAGGACGCTGACTATGTCAGCCGTCTGATCCAGCGGGCCAAGGACGCTGGGTGTTCGGCGCTGGTGATCACGTTGGATCTGCAGATTCTGGGCCAACGGCACAAAGACCTGAAGAACGGTCTGTCCGCACCACCCAAGCTGACCGCAAAGACCATCGCAAACCTGATGACCAAATGGGCATGGGGCATTGAAATGCTGGGGGCCAAGCGGCGCGAGTTCGGTAATATAGTGGGACATGTGCAAGGCATCTCGGACGTGTCTTCACTGGGGGCCTGGACCGCTGAACAGTTCGACCCCACCCTCGACTGGAGCAAGGTCGAAAAGCTGATGGAACAGTGGGGCGGAAAAGTGATCCTGAAAGGTATCCTTGACGCGGAAGATGCCAAAATGGCAGCCAAGCTGGGGGCCGATGCCATTGTCGTGTCGAACCATGGCGGACGTCAGTTGGACGGCGCGCTCAGTTCGATCCGGGTATTGCCCGAGATCATGGACGCTGTTGGCAATGATATCGAAGTGCATCTGGACAGTGGTATCCGCTCAGGTCAGGACGTGCTCAAAGCGTTGGCGCTGGGGGCCAAGGGGACGTATATCGGCCGCGCATTTGTTTATGGCTTGGGCGCCATGGGCCAGAAAGGCGTTACCACCGCGCTTGAGGTGATCCAGAAGGAACTCGACACAACAATGGCGCTGTGCGGTGAAAAAACCGTCGACGCGCTGGGGTCGCATAACCTTCTGGTACCAGAGGGTTTTGGCGGTCGTTGGCAAGGCTGA
- the pth gene encoding aminoacyl-tRNA hydrolase, translating into MKLFVGLGNPGQKYARNRHNIGFMAVDRIAEDHGFGPWKSKFQGEISEGRVGSEKILLLKPQTFMNRSGQSVGEAMRFYKLDSTDVVVFHDELDLAPGKVRVKAGGGHAGHNGLRSIHDHIGAAYDRVRLGIGHPGRKEMVSAYVLSDFAKSEADWLDDVLRGVSDGASHLARDDGGKFMNAVALRTAPPRSSKTAGPKAETAPKAPPDPPVDERSAMQKLLDKFK; encoded by the coding sequence ATGAAACTCTTTGTCGGATTGGGAAACCCTGGGCAGAAATACGCCCGGAACCGGCACAACATCGGGTTTATGGCTGTGGACCGGATTGCAGAGGACCATGGGTTTGGCCCATGGAAATCCAAGTTTCAGGGTGAGATCTCGGAAGGTCGCGTGGGCTCTGAAAAAATCCTGTTGCTGAAACCGCAAACCTTCATGAACCGGTCCGGTCAATCCGTGGGTGAAGCGATGCGTTTCTACAAGCTCGACTCCACTGATGTTGTTGTGTTTCACGACGAGTTGGACCTCGCCCCGGGCAAAGTGCGCGTCAAGGCGGGCGGTGGACACGCGGGACACAATGGATTGCGCTCGATCCACGACCATATTGGCGCTGCCTATGATCGTGTACGACTTGGCATCGGACATCCGGGCCGCAAAGAAATGGTCTCGGCTTATGTCCTGAGCGACTTTGCGAAATCGGAGGCTGACTGGCTGGATGACGTCCTTCGGGGAGTTTCGGACGGAGCGTCCCATCTGGCGCGGGATGATGGTGGAAAATTCATGAACGCGGTTGCCCTGCGCACTGCGCCGCCTCGGTCGTCCAAGACGGCCGGGCCGAAAGCCGAAACCGCGCCTAAGGCACCTCCTGATCCACCGGTCGACGAACGGTCCGCCATGCAAAAGCTGTTGGACAAGTTCAAATAG
- a CDS encoding LysR family transcriptional regulator, which translates to MIEIRDLQLLSALARHRHFAKAAEECGISQPAFSMRIRNLEERLGVSIVRRANRFQGLTEEGEMIVQRARRILDDTKALEQQVLAAKGEITGTLILGVIPTAIAFTGRLTKRLRQAHPRIITRIETMSATAIQHRLDEGSLDAGVTYGDSIGTDLRQVQPLYEETYVLLVPSHMTDETGPIPWARVAEFPLSLLEPQMQNRRILDHVFEDQGLYPDVVAETSGFTASMVMAREGLAATVVPRVLIRALGELKGTKVLPLVEPIVSKPICLATRSRDPELPTVRALRAVVTSLR; encoded by the coding sequence ATGATCGAAATCCGCGACCTGCAACTGCTCAGCGCCCTTGCGCGGCACCGCCATTTTGCCAAGGCGGCCGAAGAGTGCGGGATTTCGCAACCTGCGTTCTCGATGCGCATTCGCAATCTTGAAGAGAGGCTGGGCGTCTCTATCGTCCGCCGCGCCAACCGGTTTCAAGGTCTGACGGAAGAGGGGGAGATGATCGTCCAGCGGGCGCGTCGCATTCTGGATGACACCAAAGCACTGGAACAACAGGTACTGGCCGCCAAAGGCGAGATCACCGGCACGTTGATTTTGGGTGTGATCCCGACGGCCATCGCCTTTACCGGGCGGCTCACCAAACGGTTGAGACAGGCGCATCCACGTATCATTACGCGCATCGAAACCATGTCAGCCACGGCCATTCAACACCGGCTGGACGAAGGCAGCCTGGATGCTGGGGTAACGTATGGCGACAGCATCGGGACCGACCTGCGACAGGTGCAACCTTTGTACGAGGAAACCTATGTTCTGCTGGTCCCTTCGCACATGACGGACGAAACCGGTCCGATACCTTGGGCGCGCGTGGCCGAATTCCCGCTAAGTCTGCTCGAGCCGCAGATGCAGAACCGGCGTATTCTGGATCATGTATTTGAAGATCAGGGTTTGTACCCGGACGTGGTTGCCGAAACCAGCGGGTTTACCGCTTCGATGGTGATGGCACGCGAGGGGCTGGCCGCCACGGTTGTGCCCCGTGTCCTTATTCGGGCATTGGGCGAGTTGAAAGGGACAAAGGTGCTGCCGCTGGTCGAGCCCATTGTCAGCAAACCGATTTGTCTGGCGACACGAAGCCGCGATCCAGAACTGCCAACTGTACGGGCGCTGCGCGCCGTGGTGACGTCTTTGCGGTGA
- the trpA gene encoding tryptophan synthase subunit alpha has protein sequence MTRIDAKFAALKAEGKKAFVAYVMAGDPDYDTSLDVVKGLPGAGVDVIELGLPFTDPMADGPTIQAAGQRALDGGMTLQRTLDLARAFRETDDTTPIVLMGYYNPIYSRGVDVFLAVAKEAGIDGLIIVDLPPEEDEELCLPAQAAGLNFIRLATPTTDDQRLPRVLQNTSGFVYYVSITGITGAAEAQATDVAPEVARIKAATELPVIVGFGINTPEKSRNIASVADGAVVGSAIVSQIGAGKPVEEVLDFVKSLSDGAHSA, from the coding sequence ATGACCCGTATCGACGCTAAGTTTGCCGCCCTGAAAGCCGAAGGAAAGAAGGCTTTTGTTGCCTATGTCATGGCAGGGGACCCTGACTATGACACCTCGCTCGACGTGGTCAAGGGCTTGCCCGGCGCAGGCGTGGACGTCATCGAACTGGGTTTGCCCTTTACAGATCCGATGGCGGATGGCCCTACGATTCAGGCGGCGGGCCAACGCGCGCTGGATGGCGGGATGACGTTGCAACGTACATTGGATTTGGCGCGCGCGTTCAGGGAAACAGACGACACTACGCCAATTGTCCTGATGGGGTATTACAACCCGATTTACAGCCGGGGCGTTGACGTATTTCTGGCAGTTGCAAAAGAAGCCGGCATTGACGGGCTGATCATCGTGGATCTGCCACCCGAGGAAGACGAAGAGCTTTGCCTGCCTGCTCAGGCAGCGGGTCTGAACTTCATTCGTCTTGCGACACCTACCACGGATGACCAGCGCCTGCCGCGGGTTCTGCAGAACACCTCGGGCTTCGTATATTACGTCTCGATCACTGGCATCACCGGCGCGGCCGAGGCGCAGGCAACGGATGTGGCCCCCGAGGTTGCCCGCATCAAGGCCGCGACCGAGCTGCCGGTGATTGTGGGCTTTGGCATAAACACGCCCGAGAAGTCCCGCAATATCGCGTCAGTGGCAGATGGTGCCGTAGTCGGATCAGCGATCGTCAGCCAGATCGGTGCAGGCAAGCCAGTCGAGGAAGTGCTGGATTTTGTAAAGTCCCTGTCGGATGGCGCCCATAGCGCCTGA
- a CDS encoding DUF2237 family protein: MQKQDSINVLGGVLTPCSRDPLTGFFRDGACNTCPEDQGSHTVCAVMTAEFLAFSKYVGNDLSTARPEFDFPGLKPGDSWCLCASRFLQAHDEGCAPKVHLEATHQQALEIVPLDILLQNKANA, translated from the coding sequence ATGCAAAAGCAAGACAGTATCAATGTACTTGGCGGCGTTCTGACGCCCTGCTCACGCGATCCTCTGACAGGGTTCTTTCGGGATGGTGCGTGCAATACCTGCCCCGAGGATCAGGGCAGCCATACCGTTTGTGCGGTGATGACGGCCGAGTTTCTGGCATTCTCGAAATACGTCGGCAATGATCTGAGCACGGCTCGGCCCGAATTCGATTTCCCGGGCCTCAAGCCCGGTGACAGCTGGTGTCTGTGTGCCAGCCGGTTCCTACAGGCCCATGACGAGGGATGTGCCCCAAAGGTTCACCTGGAAGCAACACACCAACAAGCGCTTGAGATTGTGCCACTTGATATCTTGCTTCAGAACAAGGCGAATGCCTGA
- a CDS encoding autotransporter outer membrane beta-barrel domain-containing protein has product MAYFLLPGDAWAQSSQSCVEVGAPRDEYTAGTETILSGQTISSTVKTCLPIPNGPITALLIGNSSITPSGEIELYVPGQSQNPDKASVLTLLNVDVAAGSGDFVSREALTTQINGRLRVNIVGTSIGSGRSMTFAPANGGDVDPTEVYFQSDTPLTYDNLTVTNATEIAFGVLNIQTRVAQASDFTLTNSSTSATSDMVIGGGTTLRLDASSSLTTVDFDNFGTLAGNGTVNAFNFNVRNGAVLSPGSSIGTLNINSAISFDAGSTILSEVDPTAAQNADLVSSTDAVTGINKATIQVEAARPGLTAQDYAAGNNYTVFQASSFDGDSPTLVAGGTLPALSSLSIANTPTADGRIDIAFATLPVSSLPQNPAVVGSPNASNLAGAVANTTNTAPGTNLTNGSTLGNAVNTLTNSGLAGFNRVHAEPYSSNLTVGLEQLDLITNTVLSHADCRKYQAVGFSNEDQPVAAGEIGAAQSPSGAIDCSDRRWWIDTAYVSGDVDGSNGLGTFGYSLGTILVGADVFSSERGVVGVYAGFGTSSMDEHDQVDQDFSTDSYHAGVYGRTTTGTWEFSGLIGYMFGETDAKRNNPSVDGFTGGEAKSDLDQEGIHAGIQARKLFNLDSGARVSTVFGLNYGRIQQGSGTETGGGDFNYSIEKADAESLVASIGVDYQRDFLSENGVLTPIAFARYEYDFFANKDGEHEVTVTSPIFGTFTQVGQNRGANGFVLGLGLGYQISEQARLTAGYGYSVRSNGQEHGLGANLSVRF; this is encoded by the coding sequence TTGGCGTATTTCCTACTGCCCGGCGATGCCTGGGCCCAAAGTTCGCAATCTTGCGTTGAAGTTGGTGCTCCCCGTGACGAATACACTGCTGGAACAGAGACTATTCTTAGCGGGCAGACGATATCTTCTACTGTGAAAACCTGCCTGCCAATTCCAAACGGGCCTATTACGGCGCTTCTGATTGGTAATTCTTCCATAACGCCTTCTGGGGAAATTGAGCTTTATGTCCCGGGGCAGAGTCAAAATCCAGACAAAGCATCGGTACTGACTTTGTTGAACGTCGATGTCGCGGCTGGGAGCGGCGACTTTGTTTCACGGGAGGCCTTGACGACGCAAATCAACGGCAGACTACGAGTCAATATTGTAGGGACTTCGATTGGATCAGGACGATCCATGACATTTGCGCCCGCAAATGGGGGTGATGTTGACCCAACCGAGGTTTATTTCCAATCAGACACGCCGTTAACTTACGATAACTTGACAGTAACAAACGCAACGGAAATCGCGTTTGGTGTGCTCAATATTCAGACAAGAGTTGCTCAAGCGTCTGATTTTACTCTGACCAACAGTTCGACGTCGGCCACTAGCGATATGGTGATAGGTGGCGGCACAACGCTACGACTCGATGCATCCAGCAGTCTGACCACGGTCGATTTTGATAACTTTGGTACTCTGGCCGGCAACGGCACCGTGAACGCATTCAATTTCAACGTGAGAAATGGCGCTGTTCTTTCACCGGGCTCCTCGATTGGGACGTTGAATATTAATAGTGCAATATCCTTCGATGCAGGGTCGACGATTTTGTCGGAAGTCGACCCCACAGCGGCACAAAACGCGGATCTGGTTTCGTCAACAGACGCAGTCACTGGTATCAACAAAGCTACCATACAAGTCGAAGCTGCTCGGCCCGGCCTGACTGCGCAAGACTATGCTGCTGGCAACAATTACACGGTTTTTCAAGCTTCAAGTTTTGATGGAGACTCACCGACATTAGTTGCCGGGGGAACCCTGCCGGCATTGTCCAGTTTGAGTATTGCAAATACCCCTACCGCAGACGGTAGAATTGATATTGCCTTTGCGACTCTTCCCGTCTCGAGTTTGCCGCAGAATCCAGCAGTTGTCGGATCACCCAATGCAAGCAACCTTGCTGGTGCGGTGGCCAACACCACAAACACAGCACCCGGAACCAATCTGACTAATGGCTCAACCTTGGGCAACGCCGTTAACACGCTTACCAATTCAGGTTTGGCTGGATTTAACCGCGTGCATGCGGAACCCTATTCTTCAAACCTGACGGTCGGGCTCGAGCAACTGGATCTAATAACCAACACAGTGCTGAGCCACGCTGACTGCCGCAAGTATCAAGCGGTCGGCTTCAGTAATGAGGATCAACCCGTTGCAGCAGGCGAAATCGGCGCGGCCCAGAGCCCCAGCGGCGCAATAGACTGCTCTGATCGGCGCTGGTGGATCGACACGGCCTATGTGAGCGGGGACGTTGATGGAAGTAACGGTCTGGGGACATTCGGCTATTCGCTCGGCACCATTTTGGTCGGTGCGGATGTCTTCAGTTCGGAAAGAGGGGTCGTAGGCGTGTACGCAGGATTCGGGACGTCCTCCATGGATGAGCACGATCAAGTCGATCAGGACTTTTCGACCGACAGCTATCACGCTGGCGTCTACGGGCGTACTACGACCGGAACATGGGAGTTCTCCGGGCTGATCGGTTACATGTTCGGTGAAACTGACGCCAAGCGGAATAACCCATCTGTAGATGGGTTTACGGGAGGCGAGGCAAAGTCGGATTTGGACCAAGAAGGCATTCACGCCGGTATCCAGGCACGGAAGCTGTTTAATCTGGACAGTGGCGCAAGAGTTTCCACGGTTTTCGGACTAAACTACGGGCGCATCCAACAAGGCTCTGGAACAGAAACCGGAGGCGGCGATTTCAACTATTCAATTGAAAAAGCGGATGCAGAGTCTTTGGTCGCTTCGATTGGCGTCGACTATCAACGGGACTTCTTGAGTGAAAATGGTGTGCTAACCCCAATTGCCTTTGCTCGCTACGAGTACGACTTTTTTGCCAACAAGGATGGTGAGCATGAAGTCACGGTTACAAGCCCGATATTTGGGACATTTACACAGGTCGGGCAAAACCGAGGAGCCAACGGCTTCGTTCTCGGGTTGGGGCTAGGGTATCAAATATCTGAGCAAGCCAGACTAACAGCAGGATACGGCTATTCGGTGCGTTCAAATGGTCAAGAACATGGTTTGGGGGCAAATCTTAGTGTTCGATTCTGA
- a CDS encoding acyloxyacyl hydrolase — MRTLFLTAVLASTASVSAHAQTIVFGAGYADFSEDVSEDQALISLEYQHRPFHQAKRFSAGWGAALSIDEDGDTHIGAGLIGLYSFSDRWFVEGSVMPGYYNAGNDLNDLGGDFQIRSLFGLGYNLNNGNSVSVAITHKSNASTNHENPGVNAFLVRYHLGF; from the coding sequence ATGAGAACGCTTTTTCTTACAGCTGTTTTGGCTTCTACAGCCTCCGTATCAGCCCATGCTCAAACTATTGTTTTTGGCGCGGGGTATGCTGATTTTTCCGAAGACGTGTCCGAAGATCAGGCACTGATCTCACTTGAATATCAACACAGGCCCTTTCACCAAGCCAAGCGGTTCAGCGCGGGCTGGGGGGCGGCTTTGTCCATAGATGAAGACGGCGATACCCACATCGGTGCAGGTTTGATCGGGCTGTATTCGTTTAGTGATCGATGGTTCGTCGAAGGCAGTGTCATGCCCGGATACTACAATGCTGGCAATGACCTGAATGACTTGGGTGGCGATTTTCAAATCCGTAGCCTTTTTGGTCTGGGATACAACCTGAACAATGGTAACAGCGTGTCCGTTGCTATCACACACAAGTCCAATGCCAGTACAAACCACGAAAACCCGGGCGTAAATGCATTTCTGGTGCGGTACCATCTGGGCTTCTGA
- a CDS encoding 50S ribosomal protein L25/general stress protein Ctc, with protein sequence MAGEIPDLVALERTGTGKGAARKTRREGMVPGVVFGGDKDPLAIQIPFNELFKRLKAGRFKSTLWNLKVEGHEDVRVICRDVQRDIVKDLPTHLDLMRLRRTTKIALYIPVEFINEDEAPGIKKGGVLTVVRPEVELLCTAGEIPEKITVDVAGMNINDVVTISSVVLPEGTKPTIDRDFVIANVSAPTGLATSDDDEDEEAEVAVDEVEVVGKEEE encoded by the coding sequence ATGGCTGGAGAGATTCCTGATCTCGTAGCTCTGGAACGGACGGGGACAGGCAAGGGCGCCGCTCGTAAAACACGCCGCGAAGGCATGGTTCCGGGTGTTGTATTTGGCGGCGACAAAGATCCGCTGGCAATTCAGATCCCGTTCAACGAACTGTTCAAGCGCCTGAAAGCCGGTCGCTTCAAATCGACCCTGTGGAACCTGAAGGTCGAAGGCCATGAAGACGTTCGTGTCATCTGCCGCGATGTTCAGCGTGATATCGTCAAAGACCTGCCGACCCACCTGGACCTGATGCGCCTGCGCCGGACCACGAAGATCGCACTGTACATTCCAGTTGAATTCATCAACGAAGATGAAGCCCCCGGCATCAAGAAGGGCGGCGTTCTGACCGTTGTCCGTCCGGAAGTCGAGCTGTTGTGCACCGCGGGTGAGATTCCTGAGAAGATCACCGTTGATGTAGCCGGAATGAACATCAACGACGTCGTCACCATTTCATCGGTTGTCCTGCCCGAAGGCACCAAGCCGACCATCGACCGTGACTTCGTGATTGCAAACGTCTCGGCTCCGACAGGTCTGGCAACAAGCGACGACGACGAAGATGAAGAGGCTGAAGTTGCAGTCGATGAAGTCGAAGTCGTCGGCAAAGAAGAAGAATAA